Proteins from a single region of Salvia miltiorrhiza cultivar Shanhuang (shh) unplaced genomic scaffold, IMPLAD_Smil_shh original_scaffold_265, whole genome shotgun sequence:
- the LOC131003734 gene encoding E3 ubiquitin-protein ligase DA2L-like: protein MKTPNSTRPTQCPFCKTSNYAVEYRGVKTKEEKSMEQLEEQRVIEAKIRMRHQELQDEEKSLKLREISSSSSMRAPTEVE from the exons ATGAAGACCCCCAATTCAACACGGCCTACACA GTGTCCGTTCTGCAAAACCTCAAATTATGCTGTGGAGTATCGAGGTGTTAAGACGAAGGAGGAGAAAAGCATGGAGCAACTT GAAGAACAACGAGTTATTGAGGCCAAAATAAGGATGAGGCATCAAGAACTTCAGGATGAAGAAAAGTCGCTGAAACTAAGAGAAATAAGCTCTTCTAGCAGTATGAGAGCACCAACTGAGGTTGAATAA